One segment of Altererythrobacter sp. Root672 DNA contains the following:
- a CDS encoding lipopolysaccharide biosynthesis protein, which yields MTVTGTAQASANSGFGDRVRAAVAWRWGSQALAQVITWATTIVVVRLLAPADYGLFAMTQAVLVALNFLNGYGFATSLIQAEEVTERRIGQVYGMLILANGSLAALQFFAAPLAAQHYGQAAVADMLRVQALVFLTTPFIAVPSALLARQLRFRGQAVVNLACAFGGAATALVLAALGYGVWALVWAPIAVFGIRAVGLTIAAGQRIRPTFDFRGSRDILTFGSALMLSQLFWVVQSQSDIFIAGRSFTAHELGLYSESLFVALILTGRFLPPLNEVAFPAYAELLKQGKPIGGAFVSGVQMIILVTAPLYIGLSLTAGPLVETVFGPKWLEMIPILSGLALAMPAMALQIVCSPATNALGNPRPYLYSNMAGAVIMPACFMVGVAAGAQGLVTSWQVAAPLLLAFTLAMTLPRIGVRLIDLARALLPAIVGCALMALAVIVLARLIDPLPAFVRLALLSAFGGTVYGVTLWLFWPEVVRRNWDMIARSRTRQTES from the coding sequence ATGACAGTGACTGGGACAGCGCAGGCGTCCGCTAACAGTGGATTTGGCGACCGCGTACGCGCGGCCGTCGCGTGGCGTTGGGGCAGTCAGGCGCTGGCGCAGGTCATTACATGGGCGACCACCATCGTCGTGGTGCGTCTGTTGGCTCCCGCCGATTACGGCCTCTTCGCGATGACCCAGGCGGTCCTGGTCGCTCTCAATTTCCTCAATGGCTATGGATTCGCGACTTCGTTGATCCAGGCCGAGGAAGTGACCGAGCGTCGGATCGGCCAGGTATATGGCATGCTGATACTCGCCAACGGATCGCTGGCGGCGCTCCAGTTCTTCGCCGCGCCCCTCGCCGCCCAGCATTATGGTCAGGCCGCCGTGGCCGACATGCTGAGGGTGCAGGCGCTGGTTTTCCTGACCACACCCTTCATTGCCGTTCCTTCGGCGCTGCTCGCGCGCCAGCTGCGCTTCCGCGGGCAGGCCGTGGTGAATCTGGCCTGTGCATTTGGGGGTGCCGCCACGGCCTTGGTGCTGGCCGCCCTCGGATACGGAGTATGGGCCCTGGTCTGGGCGCCGATCGCGGTGTTCGGCATTCGCGCCGTCGGGCTGACGATCGCGGCCGGGCAGCGGATTCGGCCCACCTTCGATTTCCGCGGCAGCCGAGACATCCTGACGTTCGGATCGGCGCTGATGCTGTCGCAGCTGTTCTGGGTGGTGCAGAGCCAGTCCGACATCTTCATCGCCGGCCGCAGCTTCACTGCGCACGAACTTGGCCTCTATTCAGAATCGCTGTTCGTCGCGCTGATCCTAACGGGTCGATTCCTGCCGCCCCTCAATGAAGTGGCGTTCCCGGCCTATGCCGAGCTTCTCAAGCAGGGGAAGCCGATTGGAGGCGCGTTCGTCTCTGGGGTGCAGATGATCATCCTGGTCACCGCCCCTCTATATATAGGCTTGAGCCTTACGGCGGGGCCGCTGGTCGAGACAGTGTTCGGACCCAAGTGGCTGGAGATGATTCCGATTCTCTCCGGCCTGGCCCTGGCGATGCCGGCGATGGCGTTGCAGATCGTGTGCTCACCGGCGACCAACGCGCTCGGCAATCCGCGGCCCTACCTCTACAGCAACATGGCAGGCGCGGTGATCATGCCGGCCTGCTTCATGGTCGGCGTGGCGGCAGGCGCGCAAGGGCTCGTTACCAGTTGGCAAGTCGCCGCGCCGCTGCTGCTCGCCTTCACCCTGGCCATGACCTTGCCCAGAATCGGCGTTCGGCTGATCGATCTGGCCAGAGCATTGCTTCCTGCGATCGTCGGATGCGCGCTCATGGCGCTGGCCGTCATCGTGCTCGCGCGCTTGATCGATCCGCTACCCGCGTTCGTGCGACTGGCCTTGCTCTCCGCTTTCGGGGGGACGGTCTATGGGGTCACGCTCTGGCTATTCTGGCCCGAAGTGGTG